ACGGTGGTGTGGGAGGCCCCGCTCTGACGGGTCAGACCTGCTGCGCCAGGGCCTCGGCGACGAGTTGCTCGATGACGACGGCCACCCCGTCGTCGTTGTTGCCGACGGTCCGGCCCGAGGCGGCGGTGATGACGTCGGGGTGGGCGTTGCCCATCGCGTAGGAGCGGCCGGCCCAGCTCAGCATCTCGATGTCGTTCGGCATGTCGCCGAAGGCGACGACCTCCTCGGCCGCGATGCCGCGCTCGGCGCAGCACAGGGCGAGGGTGGAGGCCTTGGAGACGCCGAGCGCGCTGATCTCGATGAGGGCGGTCGGGCTGGACCGGGTGAAGGCGGCCCGGTCGCCCGCGGCCTCCCGCGCGATCGCGAGGAACACGTCGGGGTCGAGCTCGGGGTGCTGGGCGAGCAGCTTGAGCACCGGCGCGGCCGAGCCGGGCTTCTCCTCGAAGAGGAGCTTCTCGGCGGTGGCGACGGTGGCGCCGGGGTCGAGGAAGAAGGGCGGGTACTCCGGCTCGTAGTGGATGCCGGTGGTGAGCTCGACGGCGAAGGACGTCCCCGGGGCGGCGGCGCGCAGCGCGCTGACGACGTCGAGCGCGACCGGCCGCTCCAGCGGGCGGACCTCCAGGAAGGTGCCTCCGGAGTGCAGGTCGACGACGGCGGCGCCGTTGGCGCAGATGGCCATGCCGTGCCCGTGGACGTGGTCGCTGACGACGTCCATCCAGCGGGCGGGGCGGCCGGTGACGAAGAAGACCTCGATCCCGGCCTGCTCGGCCGCCGCGAGGGCGGCGACCGTGCGCTCGGAGACGGACTTGTCGTCACGCAGCAGGGTGCCGTCGAGGTCGGTGGCGATCAGCCGGGCCGCCGGGGCGGAAGGGCGCGGGGAACGGGGAGAGGTCACCGTCCCATTCTTCCGCACCGAACGCACGGGCGTGCGAGGAGCTGCACATATGAGCCCGGGTTCTTGGGTCGAGGCCCTCTCCGGCGGTGTTCTCAGTACGCGACCTCCACGACGGCCCGGTGGGTGCGGCGGTCGTCGACGTGGGTGAGCAGGTAGTGCGCGAGATCGGCGCGGGAGAGGGACTTCGGCCGCTCCAGAGGGGCGTTCTCGGCGGTCCGGTAGGTGCCGGTCAGCGGGCCGTCGGTCAGCATCGGGGGCCGGACCACCGTCCACGCGGTGCCGTCCGCGGCCGGGGAGCGTACGAAGCCCTCCATCCGGGCCATGTCGGCGTAGCCGTGGCGGTAGAGCCGCTGGATCACGTACCGGGTGACGAGCCGCTGCGGCAGCGGCACGTCCGATGTGACCTCCAGGCCGGCGGACGAGAGGCAGAGCAGCCGGCCGACGCCGGAGGCGCGCATGGCCTCGACGATGTTCCGCGTGCCCTCCGAGTAGACGGTCGTGGGGTGCCTGCGGTCGGTGCTGCCGAGGCAGGAGAGGACGGCGTCGTGGCCGGTGACGGCCTGCCGCCAGGACCCGGGGGCGAGGACGTCGCCGGGCAGGACGGTCAGCCGCGCTCCCGGGTCCGTGACCGGGACCCGGGCGGGGTCGCGGGCGACGGCGGTGACCTGGTGGCCGGCGGTGAGGGCCTGGGTCAGGAGCTGGGCGCCCGTACCGCCGGTGACGCCGAAGAGCATCAGTTTCATGAGGCGCGTTCCTCGGTCAGTGCGTGGACGAGGGCGACGGTGACGGCGCGCTGGCCGTCGAGCGTGAGGTGGATCCCGTCGTCCAGGTGCAGTCCGGCCGTGGCGTGCCGGGTGTCGACCGTGCGTTCCGGCTGCCCGAGGAGGAAGTCGGCGACGCCGTCGACGTCCTCGCTCGTCCAGCCGATCCCGGCGCGGCGGAAGTGCGGGTAGGCGTCGGCCCGTTCCTGGTCGACGGAGCTCGGGGTGAGCCAGATCCAGCGGTCCGGGTCGGAGAGTCCGCCGCGGCCGGCGAGTTCCCGCAGGGCGAGGAGGTTGCGCTCGGTCTCCGCCGCGCTGACCAGCCGGGTGCCGGCCGTCCGCGCGCCGCGGCCCAGCCGCTGGGCGTCGTTCGCGCCGAGCATGCACAGGATCCAGTCGGGGCGCAGGAAGGCGAGTGGGGGGAGCTGGGCGAGGGCCTGGGTGGTGGTGGAGCCGGAGACGGCGAGGTTGACGAGTTCGACGCCGTCCGGGAGGAGGTGGCGCAGGATCGAGAACCAGGACAGCCGGTCGGCGGTCGTGCTCTCGCCGAGGGCCACGATCCGCTGCCCCGGCCGGAAGGGGAGCCGGCCGGCCCGCTCGGCGAAGGCGGGGTCCTTGAGCAGTTCGACCGCGGTGTCCCGGGTCCGGTCGTCGAAGTCCCGCAGTAGCGTCCGGTACGCCTCGGGGTCGAGGCCGAAGAGGCCCGCGAGGCGCGTGTCGGGCAGCTCCCCCAAGTAGCGGAGGGTCTTCTCGGGCTGCTGGAAGCGCACGAGCTTGTCCGTGAGGTTCTCGGTCATGTCAGAGCTCCTTGTTCGTGCGGGTGCGGCGGCGGGGCAGCAGGAAGCCGGCGGCGATCAGCCAGCCCAGGCAGGTGAAGCGGGCCAGCGGCAGCAGCAGGGCGGCGCCGTCGAGGAGCAGGGTCAGGGTGGCGAGCTCGGCGATCGCCGCGAGGACCAGGCCGGTCACGGCGAGGGCGCGGGGCAGCAGCCCGGCGAGGAGTCCGGGGACGGCGATCCCGGCCACGAGCAGGCCCAGCGTCACCACGTGGCCCGGGCCGCCGGTGGCGAAGGCCAGGTACTGGAGGGCCCGGACGAGCGACGGGAGGTCGAGTACCTCCGTACGGGACAGGGTCCAGTTCACCAGACCGCAGCAGGCCAGGAATCCGGCGGCGAGGAGGCCGCCGGCCAGGGCGATGGTCGCGCCGGGGGCGCGGACGCCGAGGCGGTGCAGCCGGGCCGAGACCGTGGCGGCGTAGACGGCGAGGGGGATCGAGGCCGCGAACTGGAGGGCGCCCATGATCCGGACGGCGCCGGAGTGGGCGCGGAAGTACGCCACGATCTCGCCGGTCTCGCCGAAGGGCGAGGGGAAGGTGTCGCCGTCGGCGAGCACGGTGCCGAGGACGAGCCCGGCCAGGAACAGGCCGGTGAAGACGACGGCGAGCACGCCGGGCGGTGGTCCTCCCTGGGCTTCCCGGCGTCCTCGGGGGGCCTCGGTCGGGCGGGTCGGCCGGGGGTCGGTCCAGCTCTCTGCAGACACGGGCCTATCCGTTCTCTCAGGAGAATAGTTCACAATGGAGAATCATTCTTGTGGCGTACGATAACCCCGTGAGCAGTGACCGGCAACCAGTGGAAGATCCCGGAGCGGCGGCGGTCCCGCCCCCGCGCGGCGGAGCGTTCCTGCTCGCCCAGCTCGGGGCGCACGCGGCGGGACGCTTCGGAGAGCGCGTCGGCGAGCTCGGCCTCGCCCCGCCGGACGTCGGCCTGCTGCGGATGATCGCCACGGAGCCGGGGCGGAGTCAGCGCTCGCTCGCCGCCGACCTCGGCGTCGTCCCGAGCCGGGTCGTCGCGCTCATCGACAACCTGGAGAAGAAGGGGTTCGTCGAACGGCGCCGCAGCGCCGAGGACCGTCGCCACCACGAGCTGTACGTCTCCGAGGACGGGCGCCGCGCACTCGGACGCGTCCGCGAGGTCGCCGCGCTGCACGAGGACGACCTGTTCGCGGCGCTCGACGAGGAGGACCGGGTGCGGCTGACGGCGCTCCTCGGGCGGATCGCCGAACAGCAGGGCCTCACCCCGGGCGTCCATCCGGGCTACCGGAACCTGCAGAAGCGCCCGGGCTGAGCGAGCGGCAGGGCTGAGCGAGCGCGAGCGCCTCGGCCGAGCGA
This is a stretch of genomic DNA from Streptomyces sp. R44. It encodes these proteins:
- a CDS encoding Cof-type HAD-IIB family hydrolase — its product is MTSPRSPRPSAPAARLIATDLDGTLLRDDKSVSERTVAALAAAEQAGIEVFFVTGRPARWMDVVSDHVHGHGMAICANGAAVVDLHSGGTFLEVRPLERPVALDVVSALRAAAPGTSFAVELTTGIHYEPEYPPFFLDPGATVATAEKLLFEEKPGSAAPVLKLLAQHPELDPDVFLAIAREAAGDRAAFTRSSPTALIEISALGVSKASTLALCCAERGIAAEEVVAFGDMPNDIEMLSWAGRSYAMGNAHPDVITAASGRTVGNNDDGVAVVIEQLVAEALAQQV
- a CDS encoding NAD(P)-dependent oxidoreductase translates to MKLMLFGVTGGTGAQLLTQALTAGHQVTAVARDPARVPVTDPGARLTVLPGDVLAPGSWRQAVTGHDAVLSCLGSTDRRHPTTVYSEGTRNIVEAMRASGVGRLLCLSSAGLEVTSDVPLPQRLVTRYVIQRLYRHGYADMARMEGFVRSPAADGTAWTVVRPPMLTDGPLTGTYRTAENAPLERPKSLSRADLAHYLLTHVDDRRTHRAVVEVAY
- a CDS encoding SGNH/GDSL hydrolase family protein — translated: MTENLTDKLVRFQQPEKTLRYLGELPDTRLAGLFGLDPEAYRTLLRDFDDRTRDTAVELLKDPAFAERAGRLPFRPGQRIVALGESTTADRLSWFSILRHLLPDGVELVNLAVSGSTTTQALAQLPPLAFLRPDWILCMLGANDAQRLGRGARTAGTRLVSAAETERNLLALRELAGRGGLSDPDRWIWLTPSSVDQERADAYPHFRRAGIGWTSEDVDGVADFLLGQPERTVDTRHATAGLHLDDGIHLTLDGQRAVTVALVHALTEERAS
- a CDS encoding MarR family winged helix-turn-helix transcriptional regulator, with the translated sequence MSSDRQPVEDPGAAAVPPPRGGAFLLAQLGAHAAGRFGERVGELGLAPPDVGLLRMIATEPGRSQRSLAADLGVVPSRVVALIDNLEKKGFVERRRSAEDRRHHELYVSEDGRRALGRVREVAALHEDDLFAALDEEDRVRLTALLGRIAEQQGLTPGVHPGYRNLQKRPG